From Anaerohalosphaera lusitana, one genomic window encodes:
- a CDS encoding glycosyltransferase family 9 protein — MVIEENVRTKNQGMTGAIINPGAIGDCILTLPLARFLKERLSLARLDMIANSDYVSFYPKRTCVDVVRSINSIAMHRLFVGPDEFELDQHDQLIRDFSHYDYIVSLLGEPGGSFESNLIFTVYCSRSAEVTTIRMHPAEGQNRHVAVSYIDQYCEANGLQCEGLSAGLNTELITPTADDKQAGRFILQSLGVNPDKPVIGIHPGSGGKYKCWHIDNYLALAEKVRKNGSVPVFIIGPAEKEHLNKAALNRINDEHTVAENYKLLEIMQILSTVQAFVGNDSGIAHLAAGSGLPAITVFGPTDPALYKPAGPHSHAIAVEPVDFDEPNPAAVEDVEHSLNELLAKTGPC; from the coding sequence GTGGTTATAGAAGAAAATGTCCGTACAAAAAATCAGGGAATGACGGGCGCCATCATAAATCCCGGAGCGATAGGAGATTGCATCCTGACGCTGCCTCTGGCTCGTTTTCTCAAGGAACGGTTAAGCCTTGCCAGGCTGGACATGATCGCAAACAGCGACTACGTGTCATTCTATCCGAAGCGCACCTGCGTCGACGTTGTCCGGTCGATCAACTCAATTGCAATGCACCGTCTGTTTGTCGGTCCGGACGAATTTGAGCTCGATCAGCATGATCAGCTCATACGCGATTTCAGCCACTACGATTATATCGTCAGCCTCCTCGGAGAGCCCGGAGGCTCATTCGAATCCAACCTGATATTCACCGTCTACTGTTCTCGTTCCGCAGAGGTCACTACGATACGCATGCATCCGGCCGAGGGCCAGAATAGGCATGTCGCAGTTAGTTATATCGACCAATATTGTGAAGCCAACGGCTTGCAATGCGAGGGCCTTTCGGCTGGTCTTAATACCGAATTGATTACGCCAACTGCGGATGACAAGCAGGCAGGACGCTTTATCCTTCAATCGCTCGGTGTCAATCCGGATAAGCCGGTCATAGGGATTCACCCGGGTAGCGGCGGCAAGTACAAGTGCTGGCATATTGACAATTATCTTGCACTTGCTGAGAAGGTGCGCAAAAACGGCTCGGTCCCGGTTTTTATCATTGGACCTGCTGAAAAGGAGCATCTAAACAAGGCCGCATTGAATAGGATCAATGACGAACATACAGTTGCAGAAAACTACAAACTGCTCGAAATAATGCAGATACTTTCGACGGTTCAGGCCTTCGTGGGCAATGACAGCGGTATCGCTCATCTAGCCGCGGGATCCGGCCTGCCCGCAATTACGGTGTTCGGACCGACCGATCCTGCCCTCTACAAGCCGGCAGGGCCGCACTCACATGCGATAGCCGTCGAACCTGTTGACTTTGACGAACCAAATCCTGCGGCAGTCGAAGACGTTGAGCATTCTCTCAATGAGTTGCTGGCGAAGACCGGTCCATGTTAG
- the lpxD gene encoding UDP-3-O-(3-hydroxymyristoyl)glucosamine N-acyltransferase, whose amino-acid sequence MHGITLRELAEHVDGKVAGDPDLVVESVGTLENAEPNQITFLSNKKYLPLLKTTSAGAVITSEETDSPASLLIAEDPYYAFMQILVLIHGHRKHPSTGISERAFIAESANVGEGTQIAHGATVSENVKIGNNCTIYPNAFIGPDASVGDDCIIYPNVVIYDNTRVGDRVIIQANATIGVDGFGFATHNGEHHKIPQIGRVILEDDVEIGANGSIERGTLDDTVIGKGTKIGDMVAIGHGTRVGPHCLLVPQVGISGSTTLGHHCVLGGQVGVVGHIKIGNMVKIGAKAGVGNDIPDGATVLGTPAVEAGKAKRIMMSSLSLPEMRKRLKAVERKLKIK is encoded by the coding sequence ATGCATGGCATCACACTCAGAGAATTGGCCGAGCACGTTGACGGAAAGGTCGCAGGCGATCCCGATCTGGTCGTGGAATCAGTTGGGACCCTGGAAAATGCAGAGCCAAATCAGATAACTTTTCTTAGCAACAAGAAATATTTGCCGCTGCTGAAGACCACGTCTGCCGGTGCTGTTATAACGTCGGAAGAGACTGACTCTCCCGCATCCCTGCTCATAGCAGAGGACCCATACTACGCATTCATGCAGATTTTAGTGCTGATCCACGGGCACCGCAAGCATCCATCGACCGGTATCAGCGAACGAGCCTTTATCGCTGAATCTGCAAATGTCGGCGAAGGCACGCAGATAGCACACGGAGCAACAGTAAGCGAAAATGTCAAAATAGGGAACAACTGCACCATCTATCCGAATGCATTCATTGGTCCTGATGCTTCGGTCGGTGATGACTGCATCATATATCCGAACGTCGTGATCTATGATAATACGCGGGTCGGTGATCGAGTGATCATTCAGGCGAACGCGACAATAGGCGTTGACGGCTTCGGCTTTGCGACGCATAACGGCGAGCATCACAAAATTCCGCAGATCGGACGGGTGATCCTGGAAGATGACGTTGAGATAGGCGCGAACGGCTCCATCGAACGCGGCACCCTGGACGACACCGTGATCGGGAAGGGCACAAAAATCGGTGATATGGTCGCGATCGGTCATGGCACCCGCGTCGGTCCGCACTGCCTGTTGGTTCCGCAGGTCGGCATCTCCGGATCTACAACGCTGGGACACCATTGTGTGCTCGGTGGTCAAGTCGGTGTCGTCGGACACATCAAGATCGGCAACATGGTCAAGATCGGTGCCAAGGCCGGTGTCGGCAATGATATTCCGGATGGTGCAACTGTGCTGGGCACCCCGGCGGT
- a CDS encoding tetratricopeptide repeat protein: protein MRRFLYAFLILTTLTLCQNAANAAGTLANSRKDGLRTYSIERTLRLDDDEIDIGTAALALSREWGTRKLVNSYRREIDDIAEDILDLMEDAHVPADERAIPVINKHLFKTLKIKAVPTADDPEDLFLHSVIEKKRGYCLSLSVLYMAVAERIGMPVYGVVVPGHFFVRYDDGRTRINIETTSGGATATDGHYREKFKVPEDENTIYLRNLSNVETLGCFFNNLGNSYLNVGEVENAQWALENAVSIAPDLAEGHTNLGNIYLEKGWPGHAMEQYRIALDILPTDARTYINYGHALVADSYDNRAIELYNTALEIDPSSTAALQGLASTYYKKGMVSTAIEKLQAASAINPDSADIHSQLGEFYRQDNKLNSALFHYRKAVRLDNEHFKSVLGLGMTWLDANDLNNALSELRKAAAIKPDSVDAHMALGLVFARLGRTQDEAAAYRKVLGIDPSNVSAWASLGNAYMKTEQYPRAAESYRSALEIHPQNANIIYNLGVTYSKLEDHESAADCYLDSLRIDPELAEAHFNLAVSFYRLANYEQAIAHALNAKELGYNIPEDFVKNMRSRVNQ from the coding sequence ATGAGAAGATTTTTATATGCGTTTCTCATACTGACGACTTTGACCTTGTGTCAAAATGCGGCGAATGCGGCTGGAACCCTGGCAAATTCACGCAAAGACGGCCTGCGTACTTATTCCATCGAGCGTACACTCAGACTCGATGACGATGAGATAGACATAGGAACTGCGGCGCTCGCTCTTTCGCGTGAGTGGGGAACGAGGAAACTGGTCAACTCTTACAGGCGTGAAATAGATGACATTGCAGAAGACATCCTCGATCTGATGGAGGATGCCCACGTACCAGCGGATGAGCGGGCTATTCCAGTCATAAACAAGCATCTTTTCAAGACGCTAAAGATAAAGGCAGTACCTACCGCAGATGATCCGGAAGACCTGTTTCTTCATTCTGTGATCGAGAAAAAACGCGGATATTGCTTGAGTCTTTCGGTGCTCTACATGGCGGTGGCTGAGCGAATCGGCATGCCTGTTTACGGGGTGGTTGTGCCGGGCCATTTCTTCGTTCGCTATGACGACGGCCGAACCCGCATCAACATTGAGACAACCAGCGGCGGAGCTACGGCGACTGACGGTCACTATCGCGAGAAATTCAAAGTTCCCGAAGACGAAAATACCATATATTTGCGTAACCTGAGCAATGTCGAAACACTTGGGTGTTTTTTCAATAACCTGGGCAATTCGTACCTGAACGTGGGCGAGGTGGAAAACGCTCAGTGGGCACTGGAGAACGCCGTTTCCATAGCTCCTGACCTTGCGGAAGGACATACAAATCTGGGCAACATTTACCTCGAAAAGGGCTGGCCGGGACATGCGATGGAGCAGTACCGCATAGCTCTTGATATACTGCCCACCGACGCACGGACCTATATAAATTACGGTCACGCGCTGGTCGCGGACAGCTATGACAATCGTGCAATTGAGCTTTACAATACCGCGCTGGAGATCGACCCTTCATCAACGGCCGCCTTGCAAGGCCTTGCGAGCACCTACTATAAAAAGGGTATGGTATCTACCGCGATTGAAAAACTGCAGGCTGCCTCAGCAATAAATCCGGATAGTGCGGACATACACTCACAACTGGGCGAATTCTATCGGCAGGACAATAAGCTTAATTCCGCTTTGTTTCATTACCGCAAAGCTGTACGGCTCGACAATGAACACTTCAAGTCCGTGCTTGGCCTGGGGATGACCTGGCTGGATGCGAACGACCTGAATAACGCACTGTCTGAGCTTCGCAAAGCAGCCGCGATCAAGCCGGACAGTGTGGACGCTCATATGGCACTGGGGCTGGTATTTGCAAGACTGGGACGGACTCAGGACGAAGCAGCAGCATACCGCAAAGTTCTTGGCATAGACCCTTCAAACGTATCAGCCTGGGCCAGCCTTGGAAACGCCTACATGAAGACAGAGCAGTATCCGCGGGCCGCCGAGTCATACAGAAGTGCCCTGGAAATACACCCGCAAAACGCCAACATCATATACAATCTCGGCGTAACTTACTCCAAGCTCGAGGACCATGAGTCTGCTGCGGACTGTTATTTGGATTCACTGAGGATAGATCCGGAGCTGGCTGAGGCACACTTCAACCTTGCTGTGAGCTTCTATCGACTTGCAAACTACGAACAAGCCATCGCCCATGCACTCAATGCTAAGGAGCTGGGCTACAACATTCCTGAAGATTTCGTAAAAAATATGAGGTCGAGAGTAAACCAGTAA
- a CDS encoding DUF167 domain-containing protein has protein sequence MNGRLNITSQADGVHFTVKVVPGSSKTDLAGILGDMIKVKVAAPPEKGKANKCLTEFIAKLFGIRKTDVSVVAGQTNPVKQLCVSGISADKVVETFKSCGISY, from the coding sequence GTGAATGGGCGGCTGAACATAACATCACAGGCCGACGGGGTGCATTTTACCGTTAAAGTGGTGCCCGGCTCCAGTAAAACAGACCTGGCCGGGATACTTGGTGACATGATCAAGGTCAAGGTTGCCGCTCCTCCTGAGAAAGGCAAGGCCAACAAATGCCTGACCGAGTTCATTGCTAAGCTTTTCGGTATCAGAAAAACGGACGTTTCCGTAGTGGCCGGCCAGACAAACCCTGTAAAACAGCTTTGCGTTTCCGGGATTTCTGCCGATAAGGTAGTTGAGACCTTTAAATCATGCGGAATTAGTTATTGA
- the mnmA gene encoding tRNA 2-thiouridine(34) synthase MnmA produces the protein MSEKKKVLIAMSGGVDSSVAAALLLKKGYECEGAFMVTNDHAQGACADAQQIAKQLGIILHVLDLRKDFENIIDYFCDEYRRARTPNPCVYCNREIKFGRLWKFALEQGCDFIATGHYIEIEHESDNAAIYETSNSAKDQSYVLAMIDKQVVPHILLPISSREKDQTRQLAAEFGFHIENKPDSQEICFIPDDDHIALLEERCPDLSRRGRIEDIDGNKLADHPGIHRYTIGQRRGLGVAMGKPAYVSKLDAQSNTVTLAEKPAVLKRELFGSGTNWLIDTPSEPFRAKVKVRYNHKGQTCTVYPDGDKVRVCFDEPVFAITPGQTAAIYVEQKGRWRLVGGAWIDSSD, from the coding sequence ATGTCTGAAAAGAAAAAAGTATTAATAGCCATGAGCGGCGGCGTGGATTCTTCCGTAGCTGCCGCCCTTCTGCTAAAAAAAGGGTACGAGTGCGAAGGCGCGTTCATGGTCACCAACGATCATGCTCAAGGCGCTTGCGCGGATGCTCAACAGATCGCAAAACAGCTAGGGATCATACTGCACGTTCTTGACCTTCGTAAGGATTTCGAAAATATCATAGATTATTTTTGCGATGAGTATCGCCGGGCACGGACTCCCAATCCATGCGTATACTGCAATCGCGAGATAAAATTCGGTCGGCTGTGGAAATTCGCGCTAGAGCAAGGGTGTGACTTCATCGCTACCGGTCATTATATTGAGATCGAACATGAGTCGGACAACGCAGCAATATACGAAACAAGCAACTCGGCGAAGGACCAGTCATACGTTCTTGCAATGATCGACAAGCAGGTCGTGCCGCACATACTGCTGCCTATCTCATCGCGAGAAAAGGATCAGACCCGTCAGTTGGCGGCAGAATTCGGGTTTCACATAGAGAACAAACCGGATTCTCAGGAAATCTGTTTTATCCCGGATGATGACCATATCGCGCTGCTCGAAGAAAGATGTCCCGACTTGAGCAGACGGGGCAGGATCGAGGATATTGACGGCAATAAGCTGGCCGATCACCCGGGCATTCATCGTTATACTATCGGCCAGAGACGAGGGCTGGGCGTAGCGATGGGTAAGCCTGCATACGTGTCCAAGCTGGATGCGCAATCCAACACCGTGACCCTGGCAGAAAAGCCCGCCGTTCTCAAACGTGAACTATTCGGATCCGGCACAAACTGGCTGATCGATACGCCCTCAGAGCCGTTCCGCGCAAAGGTAAAAGTTCGCTACAATCATAAGGGCCAGACTTGTACCGTCTACCCTGACGGTGATAAGGTCAGGGTTTGCTTTGATGAGCCGGTGTTCGCAATAACCCCCGGCCAGACCGCTGCGATCTATGTGGAGCAAAAAGGCAGGTGGCGACTTGTCGGAGGGGCCTGGATAGATTCATCTGACTGA